In the genome of Raphanus sativus cultivar WK10039 chromosome 4, ASM80110v3, whole genome shotgun sequence, one region contains:
- the LOC130510996 gene encoding probable disease resistance protein At4g19520, translated as MVDGNAVCISFNRWEDTIRHSFISHLSAEFRRKSIYVSTCQNSDEAIAEAKVSVVILSEKSVSNYRFLNELVKVSACRSSHGLLVVPVFYGLTKSVLRKYCLLLKKMYPEDPVADWRNALLEIADLRGYASSLERSDSELVEEIVADVRQKLDLEGTIGVYSRLTKIQNLIHKQPLGIRSLGLWGMGGIGKTTLAKAALKQYSGDFEASCFIEDFDKDFQEKGVYGLLEKHLREKVGLSSHVTRLSLLIDTLRQKKILLVLDDVRKPLGATTFLSEFDWLGPGSLVIITSRDKQALVQCQVNDIYEVQGLKKHEALQLLSRCAFGKDVPADEKLMELSMNLVDYAEGNPLALSVFGEELKGKKTLSEMESVVRKHKRPPLPDKIFNTLKISYDSLGDTEKEIFLEIVFSFRGVNIDDAMQFLEGCGYFPRVGIDVLMDKSLVTVSDNRVQMHNLIYDLGLQIIKDPTEETETAYRFVDASNIQSLLEENEVRDHEAAPTMCIEDIKGISLDVSNLDLEGHNIAFKEMYNLRSLKVHSSNAVESPILCLSEEPQSLPPELRLLYWTYCPLKSLPQNFDVQYLVELNMPCSQFRKLWGGTKNLEVLKRITLSNSLQLVNVDELQHSRNIELIDLQGCSSLKSFPDMGQSQHLLVVNLSNCIEIKCFPKVPPSINKLHLQGTGVRELSTLDSFSSQDLGNLVFLNVKNCSNLRTLPDMITFESLQVLNLSGCSELEKIQGLPQNEIPSSSLCSKLVTLDMENCKRLIHLPMGMCNMESLAKLKLSGCSNLENIQDLPRNLKELYLAGTAVKAFPSPSLENLSNLVILSLEDCKKLRHLQVGMSKLESLVTLKLSGCSELKTIADLPQNLKELYLGGTAIRELPSSIGDLAELDTLVLKSCKRLRRLPVEMLNLNPLKVLDLLNCTELEVVTTTLPKVRELRQAHKLTPLRSKLPSSVSRFYQQIVTLSLHKARLEHIPEDICLMSLLKALDLSGNCFRNIPESIKEFTKLLSLRLCHCKNLRVLPELPQSLQLLNAHGCSSLISIPLDFFQSSSYYTFSNCFHLSPYMVSYVLAEAQATVEEQHMVGPQRQQKLEKVLAVRLCLPCRDSKYRLHPYLQPGSSVMLRLNHYSRSMLVGFALFVEVSFSKDFHNAAGLGFRCVCRWNDKKGRGHRLENVFKCLPPGEAVPKITKDHMFVFFDLKMHPSTFILADLVVFDLYPVNNEEKPIVGNSVKVKKCGVYVFDGASGSSSRSTSTRRPSSLDRFRLSEDEVKRRLRVSYDGLQKREKDVFLYIGCFLSDDKVEMPLPFLANIDFGSTLEVLASKSLIDISSKGEIRMQLLQRKLCREIVRRKFMMHASKKELVSELLGNREYRHFLSFNKEDAKKSFISYFIYKLKINRLRALHDDQILKRLLTGKAIKESIIEGTGLGEAIVDRSRRRKVEQRSRLMK; from the exons ACGAAG CGATTCCGAGCTTGTGGAGGAGATCGTTGCAGACGTGCGTCAAAAGCTTGACCTCGAGGGTACAATTGGAGTCTACTCAAGATTGACGAAGATACAAAACTTGATCCACAAGCAACCACTAGGCATTCGAAGCTTAGGGCTTTGGGGTATGGGAGGCATAGGGAAAACGACACTTGCAAAAGCAGCTTTAAAACAATATTCGGGTGACTTTGAAGCCTCTTGTTTCATCGAAGACTTCGACAAGGACTTTCAGGAGAAGGGAGTCTATGGGTTATTAGAGAAACACTTGCGGGAGAAAGTTGGCTTAAGCAGTCATGTTACGAGACTGAGCCTCCTGATAGACACAttacgacaaaaaaaaattcttctcgtTCTCGACGACGTGCGCAAGCCACTGGGTGCAACGACTTTTCTGTCTGAATTTGACTGGCTCGGTCCTGGAAGCTTGGTAATCATAACTTCCCGAGATAAACAAGCGCTTGTACAGTGCCAGGTCAACGATATATACGAGGTTCAGGGCTTGAAGAAGCACGAGGCGCTTCAGCTCTTGTCCCGATGTGCATTTGGGAAAGATGTACCAGCAGATGAAAAACTCATGGAGCTGTCTATGAACCTCGTTGACTATGCTGAAGGAAACCCTTTAGCTCTCAGCGTTTTTGGTGAAGAACTGAAGGGAAAAAAAACACTGTCTGAAATGGAGAGTGTTGTCCGAAAACACAAGCGGCCTCCTCTTCCCGACAAGATTTTTAACACACTCAAGATCAGCTACGACTCGCTTGGTGACACCGAGAAGGAAATATTTCTGGAAATAGTGTTTTCCTTTAGGGGAGTGAATATCGACGACGCGATGCAGTTTCTTGAAGGTTGTGGATACTTTCCTCGAGTTGGAATCGATGTCCTTATGGACAAAAGTTTGGTAACTGTTTCGGACAACAGAGTACAAATGCATAATTTAATATACGATCTTGGTCTCCAAATCATCAAGGATCCTACTGAAGAGACCGAGACGGCTTATAGATTCGTAGATGCTTCCAACATTCAatctctccttgaagaaaacgAAGTCAGAGATCATGAAGCAGCACCAACAATG TGTATTGAAGATATTAAAGGCATTAGCTTGGACGTGTCTAACTTAGACTTGGAAGGTCATAATATTGCGTTTAAGGAAATGTACAACCTTAGATCTCTGAAGGTTCACAGTTCCAATGCTGTTGAGAGCCCCATATTATGTCTTTCCGAGGAACCTCAGTCTTTGCCGCCTGAGCTAAGACTTCTCTACTGGACATATTGTCCTCTGAAATCATTGCCACAAAATTTTGATGTTCAGTATCTTGTGGAACTCAATATGCCATGCAGTCAATTTCGGAAACTTTGGGGAGGAACCAAG AATCTTGAGGTGTTAAAGAGGATCACGCTCAGCAATTCCCTTCAACTAGTTAATGTTGATGAACTTCAACATTCTCGAAACATCGAGCTAATTGATCTCCAAGGATGTTCAAGTTTAAAGAGTTTTCCGGACATGGGCCAATCACAACATCTCCTAGTTGTTAATCTCTCAAACTGCATAGAGATCAAATGTTTCCCAAAGGTGCCACCGTCTATCAACAAACTGCATCTCCAGGGAACCGGCGTAAGAGAGTTAAGTACTCTTGATAGCTTTTCTAGTCAAGATCTCGGCAATCTTGTTTTCTTGAATGTGAAAAACTGCTCTAACTTGAGAACTCTGCCTGACATGATTACTTTCGAGTCTCTCCAAGTTCTTAATCTTTCTGGCTGCTCAGAACTTGAGAAGATTCAGGGTTTGCCACAAAACGAAATCCCATCTTCTTCTCTGTGTAGTAAACTTGTAACACTAGATATGGAGAATTGCAAAAGGCTTATACACCTGCCGATGGGTATGTGTAACATGGAATCTCTTGCCAAGCTGAAACTATCCGGCTGCTCAAATCTTGAAAACATTCAAGATTTACCAAGAAACCTCAAAGAGTTATATCTGGCCGGCACAGCGGTCAAAGCCTTCCCATCACCGTCTCTTGAGAATCTCTCTAACCTTGTCATATTAAGTTTGGAGGATTGCAAAAAGCTTCGGCATCTACAAGTAGGAATGAGCAAGTTGGAATCTCTCGTCACGCTCAAACTCTCTGGCTGCTCGGAGCTGAAGACTATAGCTGATCTCCCTCAAAATCTAAAGGAGTTATATCTTGGTGGCACTGCCATCAGAGAACTGCCATCTTCTATTGGAGATCTCGCTGAACTCGATACACTAGTTTTGAAGAGCTGCAAAAGACTCCGACGCTTGCCGGTGGAAATGCTGAACCTGAATCCTCTCAAAGTTCTTGATCTACTGAACTGCACAGAACTTGAGGTAGTTACCACTACTCTCCCAAAAGTCAGAGAGTTACGTCAAGCTCATAAACTCACGCCACTTAGATCAAAGCTTCCATCTTCTGTCTCAAGATTCTACCAACAGATAGTCACTTTGTCTCTGCATAAGGCGCGCTTGGAACACATTCCTGAAGATATATGTTTGATGTCTTTGCTAAAGGCATTGGATCTCAGTGGCAACTGTTTCAGAAACATTCCAGAAAGCATCAAGGAGTTTACTAAACTGCTCAGTCTAAGGCTATGCCATTGCAAAAACCTCAGAGTACTCCCAGAGCTTCCCCAAAGTCTACAACTCTTGAATGCTCACGGTTGTTCATCTCTGATATCAATTCCTCTAGACTTCTTCCAGAGTTCTAGTTACTACACATTCAGTAATTGCTTTCATCTCTCGCCCTACATGGTCAGCTACGTTCTAGCCGAGGCACAGGCTACTGTGGAAGAACAACACATGGTGGGACCACAACGTCAGCAGAAACTTGAAAAAGTTCTGGCTGTCAGGCTGTGTCTACCCTGTCGAGATTCTAAATATAGACTACACCCTTATCTCCAACCAGGGTCTTCTGTGATGCTAAGACTAAACCACTATTCAAGAAGCATGCTCGTGGGGTTTGCTCTATTTGTTGAAGTTTCCTTCTCAAAGGATTTTCATAATGCTGCTGGTTTAGGCTTCAGGTGTGTTTGCAGATGGAATGATAAGAAAGGCCGTGGTCATAGACTTGAGAATGTTTTCAAGTGTTTGCCTCCAGGAGAGGCTGTTCCCAAGATTACAAAAGATCACATGTTTGTCTTCTTTGACCTAAAAATGCATCCAAGCACGTTTATCTTGGCTGATCTAGTTGTCTTTGATTTGTACCCTGTCAACAATGAGGAGAAGCCTATAGTAGGTAATAGTGTCAAGGTGAAGAAATGTGGAGTCTATGTGTTTGATGGTGCATCTGGCAGTTCAAGTCGAAGCACAAGCACGAGAAGACCTTCTTCGTTGGATCGATTTAGGCTTTCAGAAGATGAAGTCAAAAGAAGGTTGAGAGTTAGTTATGATGGGTtgcaaaaaagagaaaaagatgtGTTTCTGTACATAGGATGCTTTCTCAGTGATGATAAAGTTGAAATGCCACTGCCGTTTCTTGCTAACATTGACTTTGGGTCAACGCTAGAGGTGTTGGCCAGTAAGTCTCTCATAGATATATCTTCCAAGGGGGAGATAAGGATGCAACTTTTGCAAAGAAAATTGTGTAGAGAAATTGTACGTAGAAAATTCATGATGCATGCTAGCAAAAAAGAGTTGGTATCTGAATTGCTTGGCAACCGGGAGTACCGTCACTTTTTGAGCTTCAATAAGGAAGACGCTAAGAAAAGCTTCATCAGTTACTTTATCTACAAGCTCAAGATCAATAGACTTCGTGCGCTTCATGATGACCAGATCCTAAAACGTTTGCTGACTGGCAAGGCTATAAAGGAATCGATCATTGAGGGGACAGGCCTTGGTGAAGCTATTGTAGacagaagcagaagaagaaaggtAGAACAGAGGAGTCGACTAATGAAGTGA